A region of the Nocardia nova SH22a genome:
CGGCCTCGTGCAGGTCGCGCATGGCCTGGGTGACCTCCTCGGGGGTCTCGCCCATACCGAGGATCAGGTTCGACTTGGTGACCAGTCCGGCCTCGCGGGCCGCGGTCAGCACCGCCAGCGAACGCTCGTAGCGGAAGGCGGGACGGATGCGCTTGAAGATGCGCGGCACCGTCTCGACGTTGTGCGCGAGCACCTCGGGACGGCTGGCGAACACCTCGGCCAGCTGATCGGGATCAGCATTGAAATCCGGGATCAGCAGCTCCACACCGGTGTTCGGGTTGAGCCGCTTGATGGCGTTCACCGTTTCGGCGTAGAGCCAGGCGCCGCCGTCGTCGAGATCGTCACGGGCGACACCGGTGATCGTCGAATACCGCAGGCCCATCGCCTGCACACTCTCGGCTACCCGGCGCGGTTCGTCGCGATCCAGCGCGGCGGGCTTACCGGTGTCGATCTGGCAGAAATCGCAGCGGCGGGTGCACTGTTCACCGCCGATCAGGAAGGTGGCCTCGCGGTCCTCCCAGCATTCGAAGATGTTGGGACAGCCCGCTTCCTCGCAGACCGTGTGCAGCCCTTCGCGTTTGACCAGGCCCTTCAGCTCGGAATACTCCGGGCCCATGGTGGCGCGGGTGCGAATCCACTTCGGCTTGCGTTCGATCGGGGTCTGCGCGTTGCGGGCCTCGATGCGGAGCATTTTGCGGCCACCGGATTCGCGTACCAGCGGATCGGGGGACGACGTGGCCGGCGTGGCGGGTTGTGCCGCGCCGCTGTTCGATGTCGGGGTGTCGACGGAGGTCACTGTGACGACTCTACGCCCGGCGAAATCGGACCCGGCAGCGTGCGTTGCATCAAGGTCAGATCCATCCAGCCGCCGAACTTGTGACCGACCTCGGGCAGCTGGCCGACGATCCGGAATCCGAACTTCTCGTGCAGCAGGATCGAGGTCTTGTTGGAGGTCTCGATCGCCGCGATCACGGTGTGCACGCGCCCGGACTCCTCCGCCCGCGCCATCAGCGTGGTGAGCAGTGCGGTCGCCGCGCCACGGCGCTGGAACCGCTCGGCGACGTACACGGAATTCTCCACGCAGTGCCGGTAACCGGACTTGGGCCGCCACTGCGCGTAACTGGCGTATCCCGCCAGCTCACCGTCGATCTCGGCGACCAGCACCGGATAACCGGAGGCGACCCGGTCGCGCCACCACCGCAGCCGGTCGTCGAGATCGACCGGTGCGGAATCCCAGATCGCCGTGGTCTCGGCGACGGCGTTGTTGTGGATGGCCAGGATCGCGGGAATATCGCGCTCCTCGGCGTCGCGAATACGCGGTCGCCCCGCCTGCGGTTCGGTCACCGCCCAAACCTATCGGCCGCGCCGACCCGAATCGATCATGAGCCCGTCCCATCGGTGCAGGTGTGAGGGTTCTCACCCGCCGTAGCGAAGCGGAGGCAGAAGATACAGCCTCAGATCACCGCGGCCAGTGCCTGTCCGATGGTTTCGTGGCGGAAGGTGTACCCCGCCTCCTC
Encoded here:
- a CDS encoding GNAT family N-acetyltransferase, with the protein product MTEPQAGRPRIRDAEERDIPAILAIHNNAVAETTAIWDSAPVDLDDRLRWWRDRVASGYPVLVAEIDGELAGYASYAQWRPKSGYRHCVENSVYVAERFQRRGAATALLTTLMARAEESGRVHTVIAAIETSNKTSILLHEKFGFRIVGQLPEVGHKFGGWMDLTLMQRTLPGPISPGVESSQ
- the lipA gene encoding lipoyl synthase, whose protein sequence is MTSVDTPTSNSGAAQPATPATSSPDPLVRESGGRKMLRIEARNAQTPIERKPKWIRTRATMGPEYSELKGLVKREGLHTVCEEAGCPNIFECWEDREATFLIGGEQCTRRCDFCQIDTGKPAALDRDEPRRVAESVQAMGLRYSTITGVARDDLDDGGAWLYAETVNAIKRLNPNTGVELLIPDFNADPDQLAEVFASRPEVLAHNVETVPRIFKRIRPAFRYERSLAVLTAAREAGLVTKSNLILGMGETPEEVTQAMRDLHEAGCDILTITQYLRPSPRHHPVDRWVKPEEFVEHSRVATELGFAGVMAGPLVRSSYRAGRLYAQAMAHHGREIAPEMAHLAQEGSAAQEAGAVLARFGS